The segment TGTTGAAGATAGATCTTGTCCGGATGTGGATGGTTCAGAAAATCGTGATGGGAGATGGTCCACCCATAAGCTCCCGTAGCCAAAAAGAGAATCCAATCTCCCACCTGCAATTGATCAACCCAGACATCGCTGGCCAAACGATCTTTAGGCGTACATAGTTGACCTGCCACATGAACCCGCCGATTCTGAACACTCTGCCCCTCCCTTTGAGCATGGGATATTGCTGTCAGGGGATGGCTGTGACCCCAGGATGCCGGTAAACGAAAGTGATGGGTTCCACCCCGGACGATGGCAAAGGTTTCTCCGTGGTTCTCCTTGATATCCAGTACCTGTGTTACATACGTTCCACAAAAAGCGGTTAGAAAGCGACCGCATTCAAACATCAGTTTCCATTGTGGAGGCCAGAACTTCGCCATCCACTCTCTCAAATTTTCAGTAAAGGAAAGCCAATCGAAAGAACGGGGAAAATCCTGATAGTTCACTCCGATTCCGCCACCGACATTTACTGTGGAAATCGGTAGATTCGCCTCCTCCGACCAGGTTCTGGAACGTTCGTAATAGGTTTGGATCAGAGACAGGTGATCATCAGCGTTCATTTGATTGGACACGGAATGAAAATGAAATCCGTCCAAGCGGATATGATCCAACCCTTTGATCTCTTCCAACAAATCCGGGATATCTCCCTCTTGAATTCCAAAGGGGGTGGCTTCCCCTGCCATTTGCAATGTTGCTCCTGGCAACGGCCCTCTCAGATTTACCCGGAGCAGGACAGGCATCTGACGACGGGCACCACCGGCAATTCGATTCAGTCGGATCAGCTCCCGGCGACTTTCCACATGGATTCGCTTTGCTCCCGTCAAAACAGCCTTCCGCAATTCCTGATCCGTTTTTCCCGGTCCCCCAAATACCTTGGGTAAATGAGCAGCTATTTGGTTTGCCTGTGTCAATTCCCCTTCAGAGGCCACCTCAATCCCGTCCACCCAACGACTCACTTCCCGTAAAAGGTGATCATCAGGATTGGCCTTCATG is part of the Kroppenstedtia pulmonis genome and harbors:
- a CDS encoding type III PLP-dependent enzyme; its protein translation is MKAFQGQAEFWEKRVLQALKDRKNEEEPVCAYIYDLDALSRHLREVMDCLPPRCQMYYAMKANPDDHLLREVSRWVDGIEVASEGELTQANQIAAHLPKVFGGPGKTDQELRKAVLTGAKRIHVESRRELIRLNRIAGGARRQMPVLLRVNLRGPLPGATLQMAGEATPFGIQEGDIPDLLEEIKGLDHIRLDGFHFHSVSNQMNADDHLSLIQTYYERSRTWSEEANLPISTVNVGGGIGVNYQDFPRSFDWLSFTENLREWMAKFWPPQWKLMFECGRFLTAFCGTYVTQVLDIKENHGETFAIVRGGTHHFRLPASWGHSHPLTAISHAQREGQSVQNRRVHVAGQLCTPKDRLASDVWVDQLQVGDWILFLATGAYGWTISHHDFLNHPHPDKIYLQQEAMV